In the Verrucomicrobiia bacterium genome, one interval contains:
- a CDS encoding sugar phosphate isomerase/epimerase yields the protein MARMKKTLVNRRHFIATTSAALAGAALGPAMLQAAAARARIKVGACVVNLEQAKQAGLEGVEVGVGGAAERLSIAEPETRARYKAQMQATGLPICSLMMGLLNEYPLASDPRGPAWLEQSIDAAQELGAKVILVAFFFRGDLLDEQGRLKAKEMDVVVQRLKDAAPRAKKAGVVLAIETYLNARDNLRILDAVNHEAVQMYYDVYNTGTTKQYDSPAEIRLLRDRIAQIHFKNGPKYLEDEPAKFEALAQAIHDIGYRGWIVLETSAPSKDPVADARKNGAYVRRLFGA from the coding sequence ATGGCACGCATGAAAAAAACTCTGGTGAACCGGCGTCATTTTATTGCCACCACTTCAGCCGCGCTGGCCGGCGCCGCGCTGGGGCCGGCCATGCTGCAGGCGGCTGCGGCGCGGGCCCGGATCAAGGTGGGGGCTTGTGTGGTGAATTTGGAGCAGGCCAAACAGGCCGGGCTGGAGGGCGTGGAGGTGGGCGTGGGCGGGGCGGCGGAGCGGCTGTCCATTGCCGAGCCGGAGACACGCGCCCGCTACAAGGCGCAGATGCAGGCCACGGGGTTGCCGATCTGTTCGCTGATGATGGGGTTGTTGAACGAATATCCCCTGGCCAGCGATCCGCGCGGGCCGGCGTGGCTGGAGCAATCCATTGATGCGGCGCAGGAGCTCGGCGCGAAGGTGATTTTGGTGGCGTTCTTTTTCCGCGGGGATTTGCTGGATGAGCAGGGGCGGCTGAAGGCGAAGGAGATGGACGTGGTGGTGCAGCGGTTGAAGGACGCGGCGCCGCGGGCCAAAAAGGCCGGGGTGGTGCTGGCCATCGAGACTTATCTGAATGCGCGCGACAACCTGCGGATTTTGGACGCGGTGAATCATGAGGCGGTGCAGATGTATTATGATGTCTATAATACCGGCACCACCAAGCAGTATGATTCACCGGCGGAGATCCGGCTGCTGCGGGATCGCATTGCCCAGATTCATTTCAAAAACGGGCCCAAGTATCTGGAGGACGAGCCGGCCAAGTTCGAGGCCCTGGCGCAGGCGATCCACGATATTGGCTATCGGGGGTGGATTGTGCTGGAGACCTCGGCGCCCTCCAAGGATCCCGTGGCCGATGCGCGGAAAAATGGGGCGTACGTGCGGCGGTTGTTTGGGGCTTGA
- the dtd gene encoding D-aminoacyl-tRNA deacylase: protein MRVVIQRVLQASVTIAGQVRSAIGQGLLVLVGIEAVDQAEDVEWLCGKIARLRIFNDEQGVMNRSVQEVGGEVLVVSQFTLHASTKKGNRPSYSRAARPETAIPLYEEFVARLGAELGKPVATGEFGADMKVALVNDGPVTILMDSRARE from the coding sequence ATGCGGGTCGTCATTCAACGGGTTCTGCAGGCCTCGGTGACCATTGCCGGGCAGGTCCGGAGCGCCATTGGCCAGGGGCTGCTGGTGCTGGTGGGCATTGAAGCGGTGGATCAGGCCGAGGACGTGGAATGGTTGTGCGGCAAGATTGCACGGTTGCGCATTTTCAACGACGAGCAGGGGGTGATGAACCGCTCGGTGCAGGAGGTGGGCGGGGAGGTGTTGGTGGTGAGCCAGTTCACCCTGCATGCCAGCACCAAAAAAGGCAACCGCCCCAGCTACAGCCGGGCGGCGCGCCCGGAAACCGCCATCCCCTTGTACGAGGAATTTGTGGCGCGGTTGGGCGCGGAGCTGGGCAAGCCGGTGGCCACGGGCGAGTTTGGGGCGGATATGAAGGTGGCGCTGGTGAATGACGGGCCGGTGACCATTTTGATGGATTCCCGGGCCCGGGAATGA